One Succinispira mobilis DSM 6222 genomic window carries:
- the murB gene encoding UDP-N-acetylmuramate dehydrogenase codes for MSSTLFLEFTRSKNFESKVLKNTLLKEYTTFKIGGPADVVFIPENLQELQLAIKFIYEHKIPVTIFGCGSNILVSDKGIRGVVIIMTEKFSKVDIVGDIISAQAGISVTDLSKLVVENGFAGMEFAVGIPGSVGGAVFMNAGAYGGEFANIVHKVITVNSLGELCEYRPEQLQFGYRHSVFQENRELILQVEFKLATGDKEQLRQIVEELTQKRSSKQPLEMPSAGSVFKRPVGNYAGTLIEQAGLKGKCIGGAQVSEKHAGFIVNKGDATAKDVLDLIEYIREIVWDKFAVRLESEVRFIGEA; via the coding sequence AGCAAGGTTTTAAAAAATACATTATTGAAAGAATATACGACATTCAAAATTGGCGGTCCGGCAGATGTCGTATTCATTCCCGAAAATCTTCAAGAATTACAACTAGCGATAAAATTTATCTATGAACATAAAATTCCTGTAACCATCTTTGGTTGCGGCTCTAATATTTTAGTTAGCGATAAAGGTATTAGAGGTGTCGTAATTATCATGACTGAGAAGTTTAGTAAAGTTGATATTGTAGGCGACATTATAAGCGCTCAGGCTGGAATTAGTGTCACGGATTTAAGTAAATTAGTAGTGGAAAATGGTTTCGCGGGCATGGAATTTGCCGTAGGAATTCCTGGTAGTGTTGGTGGAGCTGTTTTTATGAATGCTGGGGCTTATGGTGGTGAGTTTGCCAATATTGTTCATAAAGTTATTACCGTTAATTCTTTAGGGGAGCTTTGTGAATATCGACCAGAACAGCTTCAATTTGGTTATCGGCATAGTGTTTTTCAAGAAAATAGAGAATTGATTTTACAAGTTGAATTTAAACTTGCAACTGGTGATAAAGAACAGCTAAGGCAAATTGTTGAAGAGTTAACACAAAAACGTAGTAGCAAGCAGCCTTTAGAAATGCCTAGTGCAGGTAGTGTTTTTAAAAGACCAGTTGGAAATTATGCAGGAACTTTAATTGAACAAGCGGGCTTAAAAGGTAAATGTATTGGCGGTGCACAGGTTTCTGAAAAACACGCAGGCTTTATTGTCAATAAAGGTGATGCCACGGCTAAAGATGTCTTAGATTTAATAGAATATATTCGAGAAATTGTCTGGGACAAATTTGCGGTGCGATTAGAATCGGAAGTAAGGTTTATTGGTGAAGCATAA